The Dehalogenimonas sp. 4OHTPN genome window below encodes:
- a CDS encoding VOC family protein — protein sequence MKNPVVYWELASSDAVKTVDFLRKVFDWDLEYDPATTIHEIPAGGSSSAFSGGGVFTLRRAKLPFLTIYIRVEDIEEKARLVEKSGGFIVEPPFSVNDSTKICLFNEPSGVTLAMLEKTAEK from the coding sequence TTGAAGAACCCGGTTGTATATTGGGAATTGGCGTCGTCGGACGCTGTGAAGACCGTTGATTTTTTACGCAAAGTCTTCGATTGGGACCTTGAATATGATCCTGCCACCACTATCCATGAGATTCCCGCCGGGGGGTCATCATCGGCGTTCAGCGGCGGGGGAGTGTTCACTTTGCGGCGGGCCAAACTGCCTTTTCTCACCATCTACATCCGGGTGGAAGATATCGAAGAAAAAGCCAGGCTGGTTGAAAAATCCGGCGGCTTCATTGTCGAACCGCCATTTTCGGTAAATGACTCAACGAAGATTTGCCTGTTTAACGAACCCTCCGGGGTCACCCTGGCGATGCTGGAAAAAACAGCGGAGAAGTAA